The following are from one region of the Hymenobacter radiodurans genome:
- a CDS encoding quinol:cytochrome C oxidoreductase: MATLTHQDSVTTEHLQLPSSTRKKFITIIAVGIILLIIGAVLAALGIGEEHAATAGHEAGTGAGASAEHHEGSPIWVKRILVSLWHSNVYFIGIAVIGTFFVALQYVAYAGWSVLVKRISEALSAWLLPGAIIMLIVFFVGRHDLFHWTHDGIMTPGHEKYDAIVAGKSGFLNLPFYVIRMVIYLGIWWFFSEKLRKLSLEEDLNGGTEYFHKSINVGALFLVLFAVSSSMAAWDWVMSIDVHWFSTMFGWYVFASWWVSGLAAVTLTAIYLKQAGYLRFLNANHLHDLGKFMFGFSIFWTYIWFSQFMLIWYANLPEEAVYFNQRLGGFNGHYTWIFYFNLVINFAFPFLVMMTRDAKRQMIMLKIVCIAILIGHWFDFYLMIMPATMKGESGFVIEIGIALIFLGSFLLLFTKRLSQASLVPVNHPFLDESVHHTT; this comes from the coding sequence ATGGCAACTCTGACGCATCAGGACAGTGTTACGACTGAACATTTACAACTTCCGTCTAGCACTCGTAAAAAGTTCATTACAATAATAGCGGTAGGAATTATCCTGTTGATCATAGGGGCTGTATTAGCTGCCTTGGGGATAGGAGAGGAGCATGCCGCTACGGCTGGTCATGAAGCTGGCACTGGAGCAGGAGCTTCTGCAGAACACCATGAAGGCAGCCCTATTTGGGTAAAGCGGATTCTTGTAAGTCTTTGGCATAGCAATGTTTACTTCATTGGTATTGCTGTAATCGGTACGTTCTTCGTGGCCCTACAGTACGTTGCTTACGCTGGCTGGTCAGTCTTAGTCAAGCGTATTTCGGAGGCATTAAGTGCTTGGTTACTGCCAGGTGCTATAATCATGCTTATCGTGTTCTTCGTAGGACGCCATGATCTATTTCACTGGACCCATGACGGCATTATGACTCCCGGTCATGAAAAATATGATGCGATAGTTGCTGGTAAAAGCGGTTTCTTGAATCTGCCATTCTACGTTATTAGAATGGTCATTTACCTTGGGATCTGGTGGTTCTTCTCAGAAAAGTTAAGAAAGCTTTCACTTGAAGAAGATCTCAACGGCGGAACTGAGTATTTTCATAAGAGCATCAATGTAGGAGCCCTTTTTCTAGTTCTTTTTGCTGTTTCATCTTCGATGGCAGCTTGGGATTGGGTTATGTCGATTGACGTACACTGGTTCAGTACGATGTTTGGTTGGTATGTATTCGCAAGCTGGTGGGTGTCCGGCTTAGCAGCTGTAACTCTTACTGCTATTTATCTTAAGCAAGCAGGTTACCTACGATTCCTAAATGCTAACCATCTGCACGATCTTGGTAAGTTCATGTTTGGCTTCAGCATTTTCTGGACATACATCTGGTTCTCACAGTTTATGTTGATCTGGTATGCCAATCTTCCTGAAGAGGCTGTTTATTTTAATCAGCGCTTGGGGGGCTTTAATGGTCACTACACTTGGATCTTCTATTTCAATTTGGTTATCAATTTTGCTTTCCCATTTCTCGTGATGATGACACGGGATGCAAAGCGTCAGATGATCATGCTAAAAATTGTGTGTATAGCTATTCTCATAGGTCATTGGTTTGATTTCTATTTGATGATCATGCCTGCAACTATGAAAGGTGAAAGTGGGTTTGTAATTGAAATTGGTATTGCACTGATCTTTTTGGGCTCTTTCCTGTTGTTGTTTACAAAGCGTCTGTCTCAGGCGTCATTGGTGCCCGTGAATCATCCCTTTCTTGATGAAAGCGTGCATCATACAACTTAA
- a CDS encoding cytochrome c oxidase subunit II, with protein MIALGILLVLVLLLVVFGLLFRLQILTSIFSGSLTREIGMSNRVNAILMIIFMVVGGGAFAWSFIDNYDKMNPPIASIHGYAVENMFWTTMIILGVAFALTHLMLFIFSYRYQHKDGRRAFFFSHNNKIEIIWTLIPAIVMASLVFAGWKEWTKITGPAPKDAIVLEVMGKQFNWLVRYPGRDQKLGVVNYRLIDATNEFGFDLNDNNAMDDFTVNEIHVPKGHPVLLKIRSRDVLHGVYMPNFRVQMYAVPGMPTKFWFTPTKTTDEMRAQLGNPKFNYELACSQICGRGHFAMKAIIVVDEPDDYVAWFAQQKSFSEQNPDVLASFKQKSDKLVKTKNADAAAVLTPANKASL; from the coding sequence ATGATTGCTCTTGGTATCCTGCTGGTATTGGTGCTGCTTCTAGTCGTATTCGGCTTGTTGTTTCGCCTCCAGATCCTTACTTCCATCTTTTCTGGTAGCCTAACTCGTGAAATCGGGATGAGCAACCGAGTCAATGCTATCCTTATGATCATCTTCATGGTGGTTGGTGGAGGCGCATTCGCTTGGTCATTCATCGACAACTACGATAAGATGAATCCTCCTATTGCTTCTATTCATGGATATGCAGTGGAGAATATGTTCTGGACCACAATGATCATCTTGGGTGTAGCGTTTGCTCTCACCCATCTTATGCTGTTCATCTTCTCTTATCGTTATCAACATAAGGATGGACGTAGAGCTTTCTTCTTTTCTCACAACAACAAGATTGAGATAATCTGGACGTTGATCCCAGCAATCGTGATGGCAAGCTTGGTGTTTGCAGGCTGGAAAGAGTGGACCAAGATCACAGGGCCAGCTCCGAAGGACGCTATCGTTCTGGAAGTAATGGGTAAGCAATTCAACTGGCTGGTTCGTTATCCGGGTCGCGACCAAAAATTAGGTGTAGTTAACTACCGCTTAATTGACGCTACTAATGAATTCGGATTTGATCTGAATGACAATAATGCCATGGATGATTTCACTGTTAATGAGATCCATGTGCCAAAAGGACATCCCGTATTGCTCAAGATTCGCTCACGTGATGTACTACATGGCGTTTACATGCCAAACTTCAGGGTTCAGATGTACGCTGTGCCAGGTATGCCAACCAAGTTCTGGTTTACGCCTACTAAAACTACTGACGAAATGCGCGCTCAGTTAGGTAACCCAAAGTTTAATTATGAGTTAGCATGCTCCCAGATTTGCGGACGTGGTCACTTCGCTATGAAGGCAATAATAGTTGTAGATGAACCTGACGATTATGTAGCTTGGTTTGCTCAACAGAAATCGTTTTCAGAACAGAACCCTGATGTTTTGGCTAGTTTCAAACAGAAGTCTGATAAATTGGTTAAAACTAAGAATGCTGATGCGGCCGCTGTCTTAACTCCGGCTAACAAAGCTTCGCTCTAA
- a CDS encoding cytochrome c oxidase subunit I, with translation MAANIPTNAPVHGTPTVPHIEHDEHLHHDEHHEQSFLTKYVFSQDHKVIAKQFLITGIFWAILGGALSSLFRIQLGWPESTMSWLTPVLGKWVEAGKLNPEFYLALVTMHGTIMVFFVLTAGLSGTFSNFLIPLQVGARDMASGFMNMLSYWFFFASSIIMFTSIFLEAGPASAGWTIYPPLSALPQAIPGSGAGMTLWLVSMALFIISQLLGGVNYITTVINLRTRGMSMSKLPLTIWSFFLTAVLGLLSFPVLFSAALLLIFDRSFGTSFFLSDIYIAGQALSNTGGSPILFQHLFWFLGHPEVYIVIMPAMGMVSEILATNSRKPIFGYRAMIGSLLGISLLSFVVWAHHMFVTGMNPFLGSVFMFLTLIIAVPSGVKVFNWLATLWRGNIRFTTAMLFSIGFVSLFISGGLTGIVLGNAALDIQMHNTYFVVAHFHLVMGSSAFFGLFAGVYHWFPKMFGRMLDEKLGYVHFWLTFIGVYLVFMPMHYVGIAGFPRRYYAFTGFDSFSQFADLNKFISAAAIFAFLGQFIFIFNFFYSIWRGRRATENPWNSNTLEWTTPINPGHGNWPGAIPAVHRWPYDYSKPGAEKDFIPQNVPYSQTQSSNLPNEREMAE, from the coding sequence ATGGCTGCTAATATTCCCACCAACGCTCCTGTGCATGGAACGCCCACTGTGCCTCATATTGAGCACGATGAGCACCTGCATCATGATGAGCACCACGAGCAAAGCTTCCTGACCAAGTACGTTTTTAGTCAGGACCACAAAGTAATTGCTAAACAATTTCTTATTACTGGTATTTTTTGGGCCATTTTGGGAGGCGCACTTTCTAGCCTCTTCCGAATCCAGTTAGGTTGGCCTGAGTCAACTATGTCATGGTTGACGCCTGTATTGGGCAAATGGGTTGAAGCGGGTAAACTTAATCCTGAGTTCTATCTTGCTCTTGTCACCATGCACGGCACTATCATGGTGTTCTTTGTGCTAACAGCTGGGTTAAGTGGAACATTTTCCAATTTTCTAATCCCACTACAAGTCGGAGCCCGCGATATGGCTTCAGGATTTATGAACATGCTTTCATACTGGTTTTTCTTTGCTTCCAGTATTATCATGTTCACCTCAATTTTCCTTGAAGCTGGCCCCGCGTCAGCTGGTTGGACAATCTATCCTCCGTTAAGCGCATTACCTCAGGCAATTCCAGGTTCAGGAGCTGGAATGACACTTTGGCTAGTGAGTATGGCTCTGTTCATCATCTCTCAATTGCTGGGTGGAGTTAATTATATCACAACAGTAATTAATCTACGGACACGTGGGATGTCAATGTCCAAATTGCCACTTACAATTTGGTCGTTCTTCTTAACAGCTGTTTTAGGTCTACTTTCTTTTCCAGTATTATTCTCTGCCGCTTTACTGCTAATATTTGATCGTTCGTTTGGCACCAGTTTCTTTTTGTCAGACATATACATAGCTGGTCAGGCATTGAGCAATACAGGTGGTAGCCCTATCCTGTTCCAGCATTTGTTCTGGTTCTTGGGACACCCTGAAGTGTATATTGTTATCATGCCAGCAATGGGTATGGTTTCAGAAATTCTAGCTACCAATTCACGTAAGCCAATCTTCGGCTATCGCGCAATGATTGGTTCACTATTGGGTATTTCATTGCTTTCCTTCGTCGTATGGGCTCACCATATGTTCGTAACAGGTATGAATCCCTTCTTGGGCTCAGTGTTTATGTTTCTTACATTGATCATTGCTGTGCCTTCTGGGGTTAAAGTATTTAACTGGTTGGCTACATTGTGGCGTGGAAATATCCGCTTTACTACGGCCATGCTATTTTCAATTGGCTTTGTATCACTGTTTATTTCAGGCGGCCTGACTGGTATTGTACTAGGCAACGCCGCTCTAGATATTCAGATGCACAATACATATTTCGTAGTAGCTCACTTTCACCTAGTGATGGGTAGTTCAGCGTTCTTTGGATTGTTTGCCGGTGTATATCATTGGTTCCCAAAGATGTTCGGACGTATGCTCGATGAAAAATTGGGTTACGTTCACTTTTGGCTCACCTTCATCGGTGTATACCTGGTATTCATGCCAATGCACTATGTTGGCATTGCTGGTTTTCCTCGTCGCTATTATGCCTTCACTGGATTTGATAGCTTCAGTCAATTTGCTGATTTGAATAAATTCATTTCTGCCGCTGCCATATTTGCATTCCTTGGTCAGTTCATTTTCATCTTCAACTTCTTTTATAGCATCTGGCGTGGTCGTCGTGCTACTGAGAATCCATGGAACTCGAACACATTGGAATGGACCACTCCTATTAATCCTGGTCATGGTAACTGGCCTGGCGCTATTCCAGCCGTACATCGTTGGCCGTACGATTATAGCAAACCCGGTGCTGAGAAGGACTTCATTCCCCAGAACGTACCATACTCACAAACCCAGTCATCTAATTTGCCGAATGAGCGGGAAATGGCGGAGTAG